From a single Rutidosis leptorrhynchoides isolate AG116_Rl617_1_P2 chromosome 5, CSIRO_AGI_Rlap_v1, whole genome shotgun sequence genomic region:
- the LOC139849052 gene encoding uncharacterized protein: MRQYVKLVEAISKKFDNLEVVQIPRNKNKKADVLSKLATLTFDHLHKRVLVEELKERSIHEKPIMTIVEGDKETWKTPYLRYLHDGGLPIDKAEARRIRITAPMYEIVNGALYRKSYNGPLLRCLTDDEALKVVKEMHEGVCSQHSGFRTDHATRMFLAFLL; this comes from the coding sequence atgaggcaatatgtaaagttagTAGAAGCAAtatcaaagaaatttgataaccttgaagtcgtgcaaattCCTCGAAATAAGAATAAGAAGGCTGACGTCTTAAGCAAGTTGGCTACTctaacctttgatcatttgcacaagcGAGTGTTAGTAGAAGAACTTAAGGAAAGGTCAATACATGAAAAACCAATTATGACAATAGTTGAAGGTGATAAGGAAACTTGGAAGACTCcatatttgagatatttgcatgacggagGGTTACCCATTGACAAAGCGGAGGCCAGAAGGATAAGAATAACAGCACCAATGTATGAAATTGTTAATGGTGCTCTTTATCGAAAATcttacaatggtccgttgttaagatgtttaaccgatgatgaagcACTAAAGGTAGTCAAAGAAATGCACGAAGGAGTTTGTTCTCAGCATTCCGGTTTCCGTACTGATCATGCGACAAGGATGTTTTTGGCCTTCCTTTTATAG